acccccagagggagctatcttactataccCCTAAAGGGAGCTACAGAACTATaaagggagagggagctacaTAACTATCAtagggagagggagctactttactgTATACCTTTAATACTAGATAAATACTGTACTGTACTcttaaacccagacacgtaatactatactatatatactatatactatactgtgtataatatactacatattattagtatatgtatagtgGTAGGTGTATAATAAGTGTATTAGTAATACtgtagtatataattaatatagtgcagtaatagtatagtaatcATATTTACAAGTTATTTACAGTAGAATTAACTCCTAAATTACTAAATTTGTATGTATTGGTAAGAATAGACTAACCTACAAACCTCTTACTAACCCCTCCGAAACACtcaaaataatactaatattgttaaatatggCTGCGGAATTACAGTATAAAGCTGAGACCAAGAATGGGAAACCTGTTCTATACAATAGAATTACACCTGAATCTGAGTGGGACGACATAACACACACTAGACACAACCTTGACAATTTGGAATTCTACGACTTGAATATCAAGTTAACCAAAGTCTCCCAGTGTTCAACAGAGTTATCCGGTCTAATTTTCAGGATATTTCTGAACTTCCTCTGCTACCACTTGGAGAACGGTGACAAATTGTTATGGAATTACCGTGCAGATCCTTTTCACAGAATACCTTTCCAATTATTCAATCTCAAGAGAAACACTATGAGATTAGTGTTTAAAGAGAACACAATGGAGAATTTGAGTATGGTGGGATATGTGAATGACTGGGTTAAGCCTGGAAAAATACTTCAAAAAACAATCAATGGGAATAAGACAATTGCGATTGGAGACCAAAGAACAATTAACAATCTCAATCATTGGTTACTCACCTGTTTTCCCGTCTCTAAACCCTCACAACTGATTCCAGATGTCAAGAGTACTCAGTTACCTTCACATAATACACTGATGCtaattactatacttaatatactactgctaattactatacataatacACTGATGCTAAttactatacataatatactataggTAATATACTACTGCTAAATACTATACGTAatgtactatatataatataatatgtagGAATTTGGgtgtaaattagtattGTGAACATCACAAATTACGATTTCAAACTGACACCCGCGTAATCCAATTGGAGTACAAATTTTCACGATTCAAAAGTTCCAAATAATCTAAATTCATCACCGTTCATCATTAAACTTAATTCCTGTTCATTAATGTCTATAGGCTTCTAATAGCTTTTGAGTAAATTCGTGTGCTGGTAAtctattttttaacacttgaACTACTTCAGGTTTAGCATATTTTCTAGTAAGTTCTACTAGCTCATCCATAGTATCCAGTTGTACCACCTTCAACTCATCTTTatccttaaaattaaggTAAAACCTTTTGTACAAGCCTTCCTGAGGAGTCCACAGTGTTAATACTGAAGAGCACCAGTCTTTTTTATCCGAAAATCCAGCATACTCAGTCATTACTTCACCATCCTCGACCCTCAAATTAGCCTCAGTATTCGGGAAAAAATCTGACTTGAAGGTGGAAAACCTCGTTCCAAGCCTGGGTAGGAGTAGTAAAAAACTGGCGAGGGGGTAAGGACCGGGCGATTCCGGGTTCGGTTCCTCGACATGATAAACCGTTACAAACCGTTCCTTATCCGcttttaaaacattatcGTCAAAGACAAGCGGACGTACTTGCTCCAGCATTTTTACTCccaataataaaattcttaTTAATccaatttgttaaaatcaaaaataCCAACTGGTATagaaaagattaaaatgCCAAATAGACCAAATTCCGGAAGAATTATtggtaataaatttgaaccAGAATAATTCTATGGGGGATTTAAACCAAATTCATCCATTTGgcaaatattaatttaaaattaataaacttAATCATTTGGATAATATTCAGAGATTACTCCATTCacatacaattttatttttcttacacattttcataCTGTATACCATAGGtaccacttatttactctatactatatagtGAATAACATTGAGTAAGAAATTACATGGGATAAATAGCGGAGTAGATGGGTCCTTTATGTGTTGGAAATTTTTTAGGCTCAGATTTGAGTGTTTATCATCTGATATCTTTAATGTCCAGATCTTTCCTCTCACCAGTTAAATCCattatgtataatttattatttacaaggTCCAGGAAAATGCCCCGGATGAACCCTAGCCACTGGT
The Theileria parva strain Muguga chromosome 3 map unlocalized ctg_530, whole genome shotgun sequence DNA segment above includes these coding regions:
- a CDS encoding putative integral membrane protein, producing the protein MAAELQYKAETKNGKPVLYNRITPESEWDDITHTRHNLDNLEFYDLNIKLTKVSQCSTELSGLIFRIFLNFLCYHLENGDKLLWNYRADPFHRIPFQLFNLKRNTMRLVFKENTMENLSMVGYVNDWVKPGKILQKTINGNKTIAIGDQRTINNLNHWLLTCFPVSKPSQLIPDVKSTQLPSHNTLMLITILNILLLITIHNTLMLITIHNIL